In Rutidosis leptorrhynchoides isolate AG116_Rl617_1_P2 chromosome 2, CSIRO_AGI_Rlap_v1, whole genome shotgun sequence, one genomic interval encodes:
- the LOC139893325 gene encoding protein CANDIDATE G-PROTEIN COUPLED RECEPTOR 7-like, producing MGPHQFFIFFTLLITFTATAAEIRFTRIRSDSRSTVPLDEFGFTHFGRLHLNITQISFSPPEPDLSRIGFFLSTRDSIGHVIEQLQSKKITCPLDSSAVKTIFTFNHLKPTTTTPSYDAVFNVTDADQFTLVFANCAGDNVKVNVNVISVMYNVNPRNNHRDYLSAGKTNLPTIYFLLFLIYAALIGVWIYTLYIRNSSVFRIHYFMLAVLLLKALNLLCETEDKSYIKRSGSPHGWDVLFYIFSFLKGITLFTLIVLIGTGWSFLKPYLQDKEKKVLMIVIPLQVVANVAQVVIDETGPFGQDSDTWRQVFLLVDIVCCCAVLFPIIWSIKKLREAATTDGKAAVNLMKLTLFRQYYVVVICYIYFTRVAVYVLETITSYRYAWTSVLAAEMATLAFYVFTGYNFRPTAYNPYFAIDDDEEEAAVEALKYDDEFEL from the coding sequence ATGGGCCCACATcaattcttcatcttcttcaccctCCTCATCACTTTTACAGCCACCGCCGCTGAAATCCGGTTCACCCGGATCCGATCCGACTCCCGCTCCACCGTCCCATTAGACGAATTCGGATTCACTCATTTCGGCCGTCTCCATCTCAATATAACCCAAATCTCATTCTCCCCACCCGAACCCGATCTCTCCCGAATCGGATTCTTTTTATCCACCCGCGACTCCATCGGCCACGTCATCGAACAGCTCCAATCCAAAAAGATCACTTGCCCGTTAGACTCCTCCGCTGTCAAAACTATTTTCACGTTCAACCACCTTAAACCCACCACCACAACACCTTCATACGACGCCGTTTTCAACGTCACCGATGCCGATCAATTCACCCTCGTTTTCGCTAATTGCGCCGGCGATAATGTCAAAGTCAACGTCAACGTTATATCcgttatgtataatgtaaacccTAGAAACAATCACCGTGATTACTTATCAGCTGGTAAAACAAACTTACCCACAATCTATTTTTTACTTTTCTTGATTTATGCAGCTTTAATTGGAGTATGGATTTATACGCTTTACATTCGAAATTCGTCGGTTTTTAGGATTCATTACTTTATGTTAGCTGTATTGTTGCTAAAAGCCCTAAACTTGTTGTGCGAAACAGAGGATAAATCGTATATTAAGCGATCAGGGTCACCGCACGGTTGGGATGTtttgttttatatatttagtttcttGAAAGGTATCACATTGTTCACTTTGATTGTGTTGATTGGTACTGGTTGGTCATTCTTGAAACCTTATTTACAAGATAAAGAAAAGAAGGTATTAATGATAGTGATACCATTACAAGTTGTTGCGAATGTGGCGCAAGTTGTAATTGATGAAACCGGCCCGTTTGGGCAGGATTCGGATACGTGGAGACAAGTGTTTTTGTTGGtggatattgtatgttgttgtgcTGTTTTGTTTCCGATTATTTGGTCAATTAAGAAATTGAGAGAAGCTGCTACGACGGATGGAAAAGCGGCTGTGAATTTGATGAAGTTAACGTTGTTTAGGCAGTATTATGTTGTTGTGATATGTTATATTTATTTCACGAGGGTGGCGGTTTATGTTTTGGAGACGATTACTTCATATCGGTATGCGTGGACGAGTGTGTTGGCTGCTGAAATGGCTACACTTGCTTTTTATGTGTTTACTGGCTATAATTTTAGGCCGACAGCTTATAATCCTTATTTTgctattgatgatgatgaagaagaagctgCTGTTGAGGCTTTGAAGTATGATGATGAATttgagttataa